Part of the Tepiditoga spiralis genome, GTTGAAACTGTAATGTATAAAGGTGCCTTTTTACCAAACTTTAGAGGAGACTTACTTGGTATAATAGAAAGTGTTGATAAAGTAATAAACAAAGCTGAAACAGTTGCAGATATTTTTTATATACAAAAACCACGCATACCAGAAGATTTTAAAATAGAAATAGTAAAACAAATGGGAAAGGTGGATCAAACTTATTTAGCATTAAGAGAAGCCATTAAACAAATGTTTGAAAATGTTGAAAAAGTTCCTGAACTAATAAAAAATGTTGAAGTTTATGAACATGAAGAAGATGTTGTTGAAAAAGGGTTGATAAAAAAAATATTTGAATCTGATATGGAACTTGCAGAAAAAATTCATTTAAAAGAATTAATTTTAAATATAGGAGACATTGCAGATAGAGCAGAAGATTCATCAGATAGAGTAGAAATAGTAATGTTAAAAAGAAGCATATAAAAAAATAGGGCTAAGCCCTATTTTTTTAATGTATAATTTATATATAATCATGCACGGAGGATAAAATGTTTGATATTTTAAAAACAAATATAAATGGAGTATATATATTAAAACCTAAAGTATTTAAAGATAATAGAGGTTTTTTTATGGAAAGTTGGAATAAAAAAGATTTTTTTAATATTGGAATAAAAAAAGACTTTGTACAAGATAATCATGTCCAAAGTAAAAAAGGAGTTTTAAGAGGACTTCATTTTCAAACAAAACATAAACAAGGTAAATTAATAAGATGTATTAATGGAAAAATATATGATATCTCTGTTGATTTAAGAAAAAATTCAAAAACATTTGGTAAATATTTTAGTGTTTTATTATCAGATAAAAATAAAAATATGCTTTATATACCAGAAGAATTTGCCCATGGATATCTTGTTTTGTCAGATAAAACAGAAATTTTATACAAAACAACAGACTATTATTATCCAGAGTATGAATCTGGAATAATTTGGAATGATAAAACTTTAAATATTAATTGGAACTTAGATAAATATAAAATTAAAAAAAGTGAATTGATATTATCGAGTAAAGATCAAAAATTACCTGAT contains:
- a CDS encoding TIGR00153 family protein, with the translated sequence MKFFFGKKEEHIIEMFKKHLDLVDEGIKLLTELSETYMEGKCIEELTEKVRSKEQEADLLRRDVETVMYKGAFLPNFRGDLLGIIESVDKVINKAETVADIFYIQKPRIPEDFKIEIVKQMGKVDQTYLALREAIKQMFENVEKVPELIKNVEVYEHEEDVVEKGLIKKIFESDMELAEKIHLKELILNIGDIADRAEDSSDRVEIVMLKRSI
- the rfbC gene encoding dTDP-4-dehydrorhamnose 3,5-epimerase; translated protein: MFDILKTNINGVYILKPKVFKDNRGFFMESWNKKDFFNIGIKKDFVQDNHVQSKKGVLRGLHFQTKHKQGKLIRCINGKIYDISVDLRKNSKTFGKYFSVLLSDKNKNMLYIPEEFAHGYLVLSDKTEILYKTTDYYYPEYESGIIWNDKTLNINWNLDKYKIKKSELILSSKDQKLPDFNEYLKIY